TTCGATGCGGCAAGTCCGATTATCGTTGGCGAAAGCATCAACCAAGACATTGCCTTTCTCGCTTCCCGCTATGACAAAGGGGAAGCCGCCTACCTCAACTGCCCGATGAATCAAGAGCAATATCGCGCTTTTTGGGAGGCCCTTTGTCAGGCAGAACAGGCAGAACTAAAAGATTTTGAGCAGGAAAGTGCCAAATTTTTTGAAGGCTGCTTGCCCATCGAAGAATTGGCCCGTCGGGGGGAAGAAACCATGCGTTTTGGCCCCCTCAAACCTGTGGGTCTTTTTGATGCGCGGCTAGGAGATTTCCGCGATCCCGAAAATAAAGGCAAACGTCCCTATGCGGTAGTGCAGCTCCGCCAGGAAGATAAACAGGGGCAACTGTGGAATATGGTCGGCTTCCAGACGAACCTCCGTTGGGGAGAACAGAAACGAGTTTTTCGGATGATCCCTGGCCTCGAAAACGCTGAATTTGTGCGGATGGGGGTGATGCACCGCAATACTTTTCTAAATTCCCCGGAACTCCTAGACGCAACTCTGCAATTTAAGAAACGACCGACCCTCCTCGCCGCCGGACAACTGATCGGCACAGAGGGTTATACGGCAGCAGCGGCTGGCGGCTGGCTAGCGGGAACGAATGCGGCACGGTTGGCCTTGGGCTTATCTCCCCTGACTCTACCGGAAACCACGATGATGGGCGCTTTATTTGGGTTTATCCACAGTGCTTCGCCGAAACATTTCCAACCGATGCCCCCCAACTTCGGGATTATCCCTCCCCTCCCGGAACGGGTACGCAGCAAGAAAGAACGTTATGGGGTTTATCGCGATCGCGCCCTCGCTGATCTAGACCAGTGGCGAGTGGAAAATTATGGCAGCAAAATCCCTGCCTTAGTTTAAATTTTATTTTTTCGATTATTCCCAGTCGGCGCATTTCTAAGATGCGCTTTTTTTGTAGTCGCAGTTGTAGGTTGTCAAAAAATAGGGCGCGTTAAGGTTGGCGATCGCCTGAGATGAAATAGAGCTGATCTAGAAAGTGAATACTTTGATGGAATGATTATTTACTCGCTTCACCTATCCTGCAAAAACCTAAAATTTCAAATTCGTTAAAACAACTCAAGGCTGAAAACGGAGATGTTGCAAGGAACGCACTTTAGCAATGGTTTCAAAGTCACGATCATTATGAATCAACAGTAAATTGTGTTCTAGTGCTGTTTGAGCAATACAACAATCGATTGGGCTGCGCACAGTCAGTCCTTGGCGGTGAAGATCAAAGTAGATACGGGCTGCTTCTTGCCAAGATTGAATTGTAAGTTCGGCGTAATCCTGTGTTTCCAGATAAGCAGACAGTAGATTCCATTCCTGTTCGTTTAAACAGCCTTGAAGTAATTCCAGTTGAGTAAATCAAGTAATGAAAACTTCTCGATGGGCAATCACATTTTCAAGCTGTTGACGAACTTGACCACTGCGATCGCGGAATACAGTAATCCAAACAGATGTATCAATCAGTAACATGACGAGTTTCTCGCAAGGCTTTGTGATCAAAATCTGGAGTGAATTGAATTTGTCCTGCAAGGTCGAGTAGGTTCTTCTTGCGACGGGATTGTACAAGTTCTCTTAAAGCTAAAGTCAGTAACTCGTCTTGAGTATTGAGCTTTGTCAGTTGGAGAGCTTCATTAATGAGGGCTTCATCAAGATTAAGGTTAACTTGCATTGGGTTTTAACGTCCTTAAATCTATATCTCTCACATTTTAGCCTGCGTCTAAGCTTCTCTGGCTTATTGATAAGTGTAAAAGGCGATCGCTATAACCTATATCGATATTAAAGCTCATTAAAAATAGAGTACGTTATCTATCATGAACGTATCCTAAAAGATTGGCGATCGTAACCTAACGTACCAAGCTCAGCCGCGCGACGATCACATTTTTCATCAGCACCAGCATACCCGCAGAACGCGTCGGCTGCAGCGCTTTGTTAGGCGCCATCACCGTACGACGTCCCCAATGTAATGACCAAGAAGGCGCATCACACCTATCGCGCCTACTGCGCTTACTGACCAGAGTAGCACCTTTCCGGTGCGCGAAAGACTGGTGAAGAACACTAAAACAAAAACAACGACCGAAAGTAACGGCGCGATGAGAAAGAAATCGTAATACCTCCGTATGTACCGCTGCGTATCGAGAGGAATCCCGGTTATGAGAATGGCCGGATAGACCACTGTTGCCGCAACACAAAGAACCCAAGCAAGTAGCTCTGGAAGGGAACGTTTTAACGGAGCGGAGGCCGCCCTTGCTTCAAGGAGCCTGAAGCCGGCTGCAATAAAAAGTGAAAACCAAAACAGAAGGCCCACCCAGCAATACCGTCGGGCCTGTTCCGCAACACGCTCCGCTTCGGACATTGCGAAGAAAGGCTGCACCATTACGATGACGCCAAGGGCGAAAGATAGAATGGGCAAGATTCGTTTGTTACAGAACACGTTATTCAATCGATACCACCGGCGCCTAACTATGTATTATACGGATGAGTTCCACATAACGTCCTTTTAAGCACTTTTATATGGAAAGTTTCTGTATAAACACCAAAAATAGAATGTTATACAGATGCAATCCTTATAAACTTTCTATTTGGATAATATACAGATTATAAATCTTTATTTTACACGATCACCACTGAGTCAGTTATTGGTTGTGAAGTGTATTGAAACATCTGAAACAAGCACATAAAAAAGCTCCCCGTGAAAGAGGAGCCAGGTGATTTAATCAACCGAATTTATTCAATTAAACAGAAGTCAGTTGTTTCTCTACAGAAGCTTCTGGGCTATTTGCTTCCGAGGGGGGAACCACTTGCCAGAATTGAGGAAGATAAGCAGACCAATCTGCAAGGATTGCCTTCGCTTTCGGGCTGCCAGTCTTCTCGGCGTGAGCAGTGATCATGTCTTTGAGTTGTTTCTCACCTGCTGCGGTGCTGACCCGTTGGATGCTCACAATCTCCGTGTTCATCTTTTCAGGCAACGTATTCTGCTCATCAAGGATGTAGGTAAGACCACCCGTCATCCCTGCACCCACATTGCGGCCCACATCACCGAGGACGACAATCGTGCCCCCCGTCATGTATTCGCAGCAGTGGTCGCCAGTGCCTTCTACGACGGCTTTACCCTTAGAGTTCCGTACCGCAAAGCGTTCCCCAGCGCGGCCATTGGCATAGAGAGTGCCGCCAGTGGCTCCGTAGAGGCAGGTATTGCCGATGATCACGTTATCCGCAGCGGCATATTGGGCTTCTGCGGGGGGCACGATGATAATTTCACCGCCATTCATTCCCTTACCCACGTAGTCGTTAGATTCTCCTTCTAAATGAAGGGTCATCCCCATCAGGTTAAAGGCCCCAAAGCTCTGGCCAGCAGATCCTTTGAAGTTAAAGTTCAGTTCTCCTTCAAAGCCTTCATTGCCATACTGCTTGGCGATAAAACCAGAGACCCGGGCACCGACAGAGCGGTCAGTGTTGATGATTTTAATTTCCTTAGTGAGGGAACCCTGCTCGCGGATAGCCTGCTGGACCGCAGCATCAGCAAGGATTTCGTCATCGAGGACGGGGCCATTGCTGTGGACGTCACCATGGTTGAGCCAAGTGCGATCTGTGCGCACATCAGGCAGGTTGGTGAGGCAGTCGAGGACTAAACCACTCGTCTTTGCCAGCTTAACGTTTGCCCGGGGCTTGAGCAGATCTGCGCGGCCAATGATTTCTTCAAGGCTGCGGTAACCCAGTTTCGCCAGGATGGAGCGGATTTCTTCGGCCACAAAGTAGAAGAAGTTCACCACATATTCGGGGATGCCCTTAAAGCGATCGCGCAGCCGTTGTTGCTGGGTGGCGACACCGACAGGACATTGGTTCGTGTGGCAGACCCGCGCCATAATGCAACCTTCAGCAATCATTGCAATGGAGCCGAAGCCATATTCTTCTGCCCCCATCAGGGCAGCCATCACCACATCCCAACCGGTTTTCAGGCCTCCATCAGCCCGGAGAATGACGCGATCGCGCAATTGATTTTCGATCAAGGTCTTATGGACTTCCGTCACACCCAATTCCCAGGGACAACCGGCGTGCTTGATGGAGCTGAGGGGAGAAGCGCCAGTCCCACCATCATGGCCAGAGACCATGATCACATCGGCATTGGCCTTGGCGACCCCAGCGGCGATCGTACCGATGCCAATTTCGGCGACCAGTTTCACAGAGACCTTAGCGACGGGGTTGATCTGGTGGAGGTCATAGATCAGCTGGGCTAGATCTTCGATGGAATAGATGTCGTGGTGGGGCGGCGGTGAAATGAGGGTAACACCGGGCTTGGAGTTCCGCAGCATCGCAATGTAATCGCTGACCTTGGTGCCGGGCAGTTGGCCTCCTTCCCCGGGTTTTGCCCCCTGGGCCACTTTGATTTCCAACTGCTGACCACTCATCAGGTATTCGGGGGTGACCCCAAAGCGACCGGAGGCGATCTGCTTAATGGCAGAGTTGGCGGTGTCGCCATTGCGCAGGCCGTGGAGGTGGGGCAGGGTGGGGGAATCACCGCTGGCATTCACATCGTCCAGAATTTTGAATCGTACGGGGTCTTCGCCCCCTTCCCCAGAGTTGGATTTCGCCCCAAGACGGTTCATGGCGATCGCCAAGGTTTCGTGGGCTTCCCGGGAGAGGGAACCGAGGGACATCCCCCCTGTGCAAAACCGTTTAACGATGCTCTCGACGGATTCTACTTCGCTGACATCAATGGCCGGGCGATCGCTGTTGAAATCTAAAAGATCCCGGAGGGCCGTCGCCGGACGATTTTCCAAGAAATCTTGGTAGTTGCTGTAGTGGTCAAAAGCTTCCGTTTTATCGCTGTTGTAAGCCGCAACCGCTTTATGGAGCGCCTTGGTCATTTCGGGGGAGTTCATGTGATATTCACCCCCCTTGCGGTAGTTTACAAAGCCGTAGTTGGCCAACTTTGCACTCTCCAGTTCAGGGAAAGCCCGGTGATGGAAGGTAATCCCTTCATGGGATAGATCGGCGAGGGTCAGACCACCAACGCGGGAAGTGGTGCCCTTAAAGGCGGCATTGATCACTTCCATGCCAAGGCCGATCGCCTCAAAGATCTGGGCTCCATGGTAGGACTGGAGCAAAGAAATTCCCATCTTCGAGAGAATTTTCAACAGACCTGCTTCAATCGCCTTACGGTAATTTTCCTGGGCCTTCTCGATGGACATGGCAGAAATTTGCTCGGCGGCCATCTGCTTTTGCACCCGGGGGATGTGCCACCAGTGGCGCACCGCTTCGAGGGCCAGGTAAGGACAAACTGCCGAGGCGCCATAACCAACCAGACAGGCAAAATGGTGGGTGCTCCAACATTGGGCTGTATCCACTACGAGGGAAGCATTCAAGCGCAATCCTGCATCAATCAGGTGGTGATGCACTGCTCCCACTGCCAAGAGGGGGGGAATGAAGCTGTGGTTAGCATCTACAGTACCGTCAGCGCGATCGCTCAATACAAGAATTTTATTGCCGGCCCGCACCGCCGTTTCTGCTGCTGCACAGAGATTTTCTAGGGCTGCCTGGAGACCATCGGGGCCGTTGGCGATCGCATAGACCGTCGAGAGGGTAGTCGCTCCCAGGGCACTGGCCTGGACCTGTTTCAGCTCTGCTTCATTGAGTACCGGGCTCTGGAGCTTGAGCACCTTGGCATCCTTGGCCCCGTAGTCCAGGAGATTCCCCCGCTCTCCGAGGTACATATTGAGAGACATCACCAGACTTTCCCGGAGGGGGTCAATGGGGGGATTGGTCACCTGGGCGAAGCGCTGCTTAAAGTAGTCATAGAGCAGCCGGGGCTTGTCAGACAGTACTGCCAGGGGAATATCATCTCCCATGCAGAAGGTGGGCTCTTTCCCCAGTTCTGCCATGGCGTTGATGATCATCTCCACATCTTCGGCGGTGTAACCAAAAGCTGTTTGGAGACGAACTAGATCCGCTTCCGCCTCTTGGCGATCGCCGATGAAATCTTGGCTGTCAAGGGCTTGGCGATTTTCCTGGAGCCAACTGCCATAGGGACGGGCCTCAGCAATGCGTTGCTTGATTTCCCAGTTCTTCAGCAGCTCTTGGGTCTGGAAATCCACCGCCACCATTTGGCCGGGGCCAAGGCGACCTTTTTCCACAATTTCCCCTTCCAGGACGTCTACCACACCAGCTTCAGAAGAAACGAGGACATAGCCATCTTTCGTTACGCAGTAACGGGCCGGGCGCAGACCATTGCGATCGAGGGTGGCGCCAACGGTTTTACCATCGCTGAACACCAGCAGCGCCGGGCCATCCCAGGGTTCCTGCATCCCCGCGTAGTAGTCGTAGAAATCGGTGATTTCCGGGTGATCCTTGAGGCTCGGTTGATTTTGGTAAGCTTCCGGCACGAGGATCATCGCCGCTTCCATGGGCGATCGCCCGGCCCGCACCAACATCTCCATCGCACTATCGAGGTTATAGGAGTCGCTGTTATCGGTGTTCACGATCGGGTGCAGCGCTTCGATTTCATCCTGACTCCAGCCGGGAATTTCGAGAATATTTTCCCGGGCCTTCATCCAGTTGATGTTGCCGATCAGGGTGTTGATTTCTCCGTTGTGACCCAATAGGCGCATCGGGTGGGCCAGGGGCCACTTGGGCATGGTGTTTGTACTAAAGCGGCGGTGATAAACCGCGAATTCACTCTTATAGAGAGGATTGGTTAAATCCTTGTAGAATTTTCCCAAGACTTCCGACTGCACTAAGCCCTTGTACACAATGGTGCGGCAAGACAAGGTGCAAACATAGAAAACTTCATTGAGGTGTTTGCCAATCTCAGAGCGGGCAATGTAGAGCACCCGGTCTAGGGCGTCCCCGATCAAACCGGCATTGGAGGTGACAAAAACCTGTTCCATCTTGGGCTGATTAGACCGCGCCTGTGCCCCTAGGGTATCTGAATCAACGGGAACTTCACGCCAGCCCAAAATCGTCAAATCACGACGGGTGAGACTGTCCTCAACCAATGCTTTAGACTTTGCATAATCTGCTGCTTCTTGGGGTAAAAACACCTGGCCAACCCCATAATGTTCCGGTGCCGGTTGGGTCATTCCCTGGGCGATGAACCATTCCGCAAAAAGCTCATGGGGTAGTGCTGTCATAATCCCAGCACCGTCTCCGGTTTCTCGGTCGGCGGTGCAGCCACCCCGGTGTTCCATACAGCTGAGGGCTGTGAGGGTTTGTTCGATGAGCTTATGGGTTTTGCGACCATCTTTATAGGCTAAAAAGCCGACACCACAGGCATCCCGTTCTTCCACAAGCCAACGGGGACCGGTGTAGTACTGTTCGGTTTGTTGAGAGTTGTTTTGGGAGGGGGTGCCTTGATGGTTCATTATGTCTCGGTCCATAAATGAGGAAGTTTAGGTGTAGGAAAAACCTGGTGTGCTGGAGGGAGAGGCGTGATTTTGGCGACGACTGGCCTCTACCCAAACCCACTGGAAAAAAGCTGAAGCAGTGCTCCATTGGGCTTACTTAGAATAGCGATATTTTGTCGGACGTCAAGTTTTGGACGACGGCCATGGGGACTCACCCTTGGGAATGGGTTCGATTGGACAAAGTTTTGGGGAACTGCAACATCCCAAAACTTTGACATTAATTCTTCTGGGTTTTTAGCTTGACAAAATCGCGGCTAAAGACAGCGTAGCAATATTATAGGAAATAAATTCATTTCACAATAGGGCTTATCCCCAAAATAGGGCGGTTTTAGACGGGTGAAACTTTTCCTTTGGGGTAAAGTCAGTATTTGTTGATGTCAAATCATTTGAAGGTAGGTTCTGCATGGGGTTGCGTGCTTGGCAATGGTTTTTAGGGGGAATGGGGTCTGTGGCTCTGGGTTTTGGCCCTGCAGTTCTAATGCCGGGGATAGGAATCGGTTCCCAGGCGATCGCTGACTCGACAAGTTTAAATACTCAGATCCAGACCCGGGGCGGACAAATTCGTCTCAATGGCCAAACGGTGCGGGGCGCCTGGGCCCAATGGAACGAAAACGGGAGCCTGCGTTTGGGGATCGAATCGATGAGTGTCGAAAAAACGCTGGGAATGACGCTTCAAAACAGTACCAACTTAGGCCAACAGGCGGTGATCTGGTTTGGAGACACCCCCTATCAACTGCCCATCCGCTTTGCTGCCCCCTATCGCTACCTAGATGTGACCGCCCTGGCCGCCGCCCAACAGTGGCAAGTCCGGGTCAATGGCAATATTCTTGAGTTGACCACCCCAAAGGCCCAGGTTTTGGGCGTACGCCAGGCCCAGCAGCCCTGGGGAACGCGCTTGGTCTTCGATCTAGACCGACCTGTGCTCTGGCAAAAAGTCAGTCCAACTAAATTACGCCTACAAAGTGATTATGGAGCCGTCGCCCAACGTTTAAACGCCCAGTTGACAGGTTCCTCTCGATTGCCCTTTACCCTAGGGAATAGCAATGGTTTGACAGAATTGACTTTTAACGGGAATACCTCAGAAATCCAGGTGTCTACCTTGGGGGGGCCCAACCGGCTGGTCGTCGATTTACGGCGTCAATCGGCAGCGCCAAATCGCACGGTGCAATGGCTACCAGGGATGCAGTGGCGCCAGGAAAATTTCACCGCCAATTCTGGCCCTGTGCGGGTCACTTGGTTAGAGTTAGATCCGGCCCAGCGGCAGTTGCAACTGAGACCAATTACGGCAGCCAGTAATACGATTGTGGGCTTAGAGCCTCTTTTGATCCAAGCGGATAATAGTCAGGCGATCGCCGCCATCAATGCCGGATTTTTTAATCGCAACAACCAATATCCCTTGGGTATTGTCCAGACTAATGGCTCCCTGCTGTCGGGGCCAATTTTAAATCGGGGTGCTGTAGCTTGGGATAACCGGGGTCGTTGGGAGTTTGATCGCCTCCAAGTCCAGGAAGATTTTGTCGCCAGCAATGGGGAACGGCTCAGCGTTGATCTCATCAATACTGGCTACGTAAAAGCTGGGGTAGCGCGCTATGACCGTGCTTGGGGCAATCGCTACACCACCATCGCCGACAATGAAATTATCCTGACCGTGACGGCTACGGGTGGGCGAGAACAGGTAACGCGCCAGGACACGGCGGGAACCGTCGGCCAAAATAGCTACGAAATTCCCCAGGGGGGTTATTTATTAGTCTTTCGGTCTTTCCGCACTGGAGCGGCAAAATTTCCGGTAGGCACGACCCTTACCCGCACCCAGCGTTTTAATCCAAGTAGTTTTGTGAGTTTGCCAAATATCATCGGCGGTGGCCCCCTACTGCTGAAAAATGGCCAGGTGGTGCTTAATGGTCAGGCGGAGCAGTTCAGTACGGCCTTCAATATCCAGTCGGCCTCCCGCAGTGCGATCGCCCGCACGGCCAATAACCGGATCCTGTTGGTAACTCTCCATGGCGCTGCCGAAGAAACGGCCGGGGCAACCCTCGCAGAATGGGCGAATATTCTCCGGCGGCTGGGGGCAGTAGATGCCCTAAATCTCGATGGTGGGGGGTCCACGGCCCTGGCGATCGGGGCAAATTTAGGCGATCGCCATCCCACAACGGCAGGACGGGTTAACAATGGCATCGGCTTATTCTTAGAATAGACCAGAGGATTTGTAGGGTATCCCAATGAATAAACGCCTTGTCCAAGTGATCATTTTCGTGATGATTGTGCTGCTACTGGTGCCCCTGCTGGCGACCCCGGCCCTGGGGGCAGAACTGGAGTCAGGGGCTCAACTGTTTGAAGCCCACTGCGCTGGCTGCCATCTCAATGGAGGCAATATTATCCGGCGGGGCAAAAACCTCAAAAAACGGGCCATGACTAAAAATGGCTATACCGACATCGAGGCGATCGCCCAGCTTATTACCCAGGGGAAGGGGAATATGTCTGCCTATGGCGAAAAACTAACCCCTGAAGAAATCCAGGCCGTCTCCCACTATGTCCTTGAACAGTCTCAGATGGATTGGCGCCACTAAGGCGTACTGCCCTAAAAATCAAAATAAATGTAGGGAATATTTCCCTCCGGGGCCAATAACCAAACCCCGTACAAACACAAGGGGACCAAGACGACCTTCATGACCCAGTTCAGTTGCAGTTGCCACTGGCGCTGCACCAGGTAAGCACAGCTCATCCCTAGCAACAATAACCCCAAGACCATTAAAAAATTGCTCCGCTCTAGTTGCAGACCTTGAAGGTAAATTTTTTCGGTAAATTGTGCATCTCCTTGGTGTTGCCAGAGGTGCTGGAACAGGAATCGCCCTTGGGAGCCACTGGGAAAACGAAAGGGAACCCAAGTCAAAAAAACAAAAGCCTGGGTCACGACCCAAGCCCCTATCGTCCCTGGTAGGGAAGCCCAAAGTCTCTGTAACCACCGCCACCGCCGTGCAAGCTGTTCATTAACCCGATGAATCCCGAGGCCAAGGCCATGGAGACAACCCCAAAACACATAACCCCACGCCGCACCATGCCAGAGCCCCGCCAAAAACATCACCACAAAGAGATTAATACAGGTACGTCCCAGTCCCTGACGTGAACCTCCCAGGGGAAAGTATAGATAGTTACGGAGCCAATCCCCTAGGCTGATGTGCCACCGCCGCCAAAAGTCAGCCAAACTTGTCGAAAAGTAAGGAAAATCGAAGTTATCGGGTAATGTAAATCCCAATAGTTTTGCGCTCCCCAAGGCTAAATCTACATAGCCACTAAAATCAAAATAAAGCTGAAGGCCATAGGCCAGAATGAACAGCCATAGGTCGCCACTGCCAGCCCGTTCTAGGTTATTGGCGCAGAGCTCGACGAAAATACCGAGATTGTCGGCAATGAGGACTTTTTTCACTGCACCACTGGCAATGAGCCATAGTCCTTCAATCCCTTCGTCTAAAAGTAGACCTGAACTACCGCGCTTTTGCCCCGTGAAGTAATGGAAACGGGTGATTGGCCCTGACAATAGCTTGGGAAAAAAGAATTTATAACTGCTAAATTCCAGCAGAGAAACGGTGGCTGGTGCACCTCGGTAAACATCCACCAGATAGGCGATATTTTCAAAAACAAAAAACGAAATCCCCACTGGGGCGAGGAGGTTATCTCCTGTGGCGATCGCCCACTGTGCTAGCCCTGGCCAAGCCCAAGTTAGATTGCTCAAGGTGAAGGAAATGTATTTAAAACCAAACAACACAGCGAGGTTCAAAAAAATCCCCAAGCCTAGCCCATAATTCGGAAATCGCTGCCAAATCCAAAAAGCAGCCCGGAGACTCTGCTGTTGTCCTCGGGGGGCGATCGCCCGGGCCCAGAAAAAATTAAAAACCGTCAACCCCGCCAACAAAAGTAAAAACTGGGGCTGGAGCAGCCCATAAAAAGCCACACTTGCCAGCAAGAGCAGCCCCTGCTTCCACCTAGACCCGACACCTCCCAAGCCCCAATAGCCCACCATTGTGACCAGGAGAAAACAGCCATAAGCAAAGGAGACCAGTGTCATTGAGATTACATCCCTAAAACATCAAGGTCACCATAGTAGCCCTACTTTAGAATCAATACCCCTGGCCCGGATCGAAGGGTTCTACAATCTCCACTTCGACCGCCTTTTCTAAGTCTGGTTCCGCCTCAAGCACCAGGGGAATTGATACGGGCTCCAGCTCCGGTAGGGCAATCCGTTGGGGTACTTTTTCTTTCACGAGATCCGGCATTGGCGTCGCCTTATCAAGCCAGTATTCCGCCACCGGAAGGGTATGTTCAAGGTCTTCTAAGAGTCTGGGGATAATCATTACCGCATGGAGTTCCCCAATCCGTTCCGCTTCATGCATTCCCGCATCGATCGCCATCGCCACATTAGAAACAGTGCCCCGAATAATTGCCGTACAGAGGCCATCACCAATGGTTTCATAGGAAGCTAGTTGTACATCCGCCGATTTCAACATCGCATCGGCGGCCCCTACCATGGCCGGAAAACCCCGGGTTTCGAGTAGACCGATCGAACGATTACTGAGGCGACTGTAACCCTGCTGCTGTTGGGCGATTTCTGCCAAATGGCTACCGATGGGAAAAATGGCCTCGAGATTTGGCAAAGGTCGAGGAATCACAAGCTTAGAAACATATTGATCAAACTGAGCAGCAGTACGGGCTCCTTCTTCGACGGCGAGGCGTACATCGGCCGTTTTGCCTCGCACTACCGCTGTACAGTAGCCGCCCCCAGTTTTTTCATAGCCAACCAGGGTCACCGCCGCCGATTTGAGCATCATGTCTGCCGTGCCCACAATCGCCGGAAAACTCTTAGTCGAAACAAGGCCCAGGGCAGTATCTTGGAACGGATGCACACGACCGGAAGGTTGGCGGAGGGGTTGCCGA
The nucleotide sequence above comes from [Synechococcus] sp. NIES-970. Encoded proteins:
- a CDS encoding hypothetical protein (conserved hypothetical protein), translating into MGLRAWQWFLGGMGSVALGFGPAVLMPGIGIGSQAIADSTSLNTQIQTRGGQIRLNGQTVRGAWAQWNENGSLRLGIESMSVEKTLGMTLQNSTNLGQQAVIWFGDTPYQLPIRFAAPYRYLDVTALAAAQQWQVRVNGNILELTTPKAQVLGVRQAQQPWGTRLVFDLDRPVLWQKVSPTKLRLQSDYGAVAQRLNAQLTGSSRLPFTLGNSNGLTELTFNGNTSEIQVSTLGGPNRLVVDLRRQSAAPNRTVQWLPGMQWRQENFTANSGPVRVTWLELDPAQRQLQLRPITAASNTIVGLEPLLIQADNSQAIAAINAGFFNRNNQYPLGIVQTNGSLLSGPILNRGAVAWDNRGRWEFDRLQVQEDFVASNGERLSVDLINTGYVKAGVARYDRAWGNRYTTIADNEIILTVTATGGREQVTRQDTAGTVGQNSYEIPQGGYLLVFRSFRTGAAKFPVGTTLTRTQRFNPSSFVSLPNIIGGGPLLLKNGQVVLNGQAEQFSTAFNIQSASRSAIARTANNRILLVTLHGAAEETAGATLAEWANILRRLGAVDALNLDGGGSTALAIGANLGDRHPTTAGRVNNGIGLFLE
- the gidA_3 gene encoding glucose inhibited division protein A, yielding MTQTLPSVTVIGGGLAGTEAAWQIAQAGVPVTLYEMRPVQKSPAHHTAELAELVCSNSFGAAESDRASGLLHEELRRLNSVIVGTADQHRVPAGGALAVDRAVFSADLTQKLANHPLVTFRREPLDHIPSDGITVLATGPLTTETLAAELQQLTGLEYMSFFDAASPIIVGESINQDIAFLASRYDKGEAAYLNCPMNQEQYRAFWEALCQAEQAELKDFEQESAKFFEGCLPIEELARRGEETMRFGPLKPVGLFDARLGDFRDPENKGKRPYAVVQLRQEDKQGQLWNMVGFQTNLRWGEQKRVFRMIPGLENAEFVRMGVMHRNTFLNSPELLDATLQFKKRPTLLAAGQLIGTEGYTAAAAGGWLAGTNAARLALGLSPLTLPETTMMGALFGFIHSASPKHFQPMPPNFGIIPPLPERVRSKKERYGVYRDRALADLDQWRVENYGSKIPALV
- the algI gene encoding alginate o-acetyltransferase, which translates into the protein MTLVSFAYGCFLLVTMVGYWGLGGVGSRWKQGLLLLASVAFYGLLQPQFLLLLAGLTVFNFFWARAIAPRGQQQSLRAAFWIWQRFPNYGLGLGIFLNLAVLFGFKYISFTLSNLTWAWPGLAQWAIATGDNLLAPVGISFFVFENIAYLVDVYRGAPATVSLLEFSSYKFFFPKLLSGPITRFHYFTGQKRGSSGLLLDEGIEGLWLIASGAVKKVLIADNLGIFVELCANNLERAGSGDLWLFILAYGLQLYFDFSGYVDLALGSAKLLGFTLPDNFDFPYFSTSLADFWRRWHISLGDWLRNYLYFPLGGSRQGLGRTCINLFVVMFLAGLWHGAAWGYVFWGCLHGLGLGIHRVNEQLARRWRWLQRLWASLPGTIGAWVVTQAFVFLTWVPFRFPSGSQGRFLFQHLWQHQGDAQFTEKIYLQGLQLERSNFLMVLGLLLLGMSCAYLVQRQWQLQLNWVMKVVLVPLCLYGVWLLAPEGNIPYIYFDF
- the gltS gene encoding ferredoxin-dependent glutamate synthase 2, yielding MNHQGTPSQNNSQQTEQYYTGPRWLVEERDACGVGFLAYKDGRKTHKLIEQTLTALSCMEHRGGCTADRETGDGAGIMTALPHELFAEWFIAQGMTQPAPEHYGVGQVFLPQEAADYAKSKALVEDSLTRRDLTILGWREVPVDSDTLGAQARSNQPKMEQVFVTSNAGLIGDALDRVLYIARSEIGKHLNEVFYVCTLSCRTIVYKGLVQSEVLGKFYKDLTNPLYKSEFAVYHRRFSTNTMPKWPLAHPMRLLGHNGEINTLIGNINWMKARENILEIPGWSQDEIEALHPIVNTDNSDSYNLDSAMEMLVRAGRSPMEAAMILVPEAYQNQPSLKDHPEITDFYDYYAGMQEPWDGPALLVFSDGKTVGATLDRNGLRPARYCVTKDGYVLVSSEAGVVDVLEGEIVEKGRLGPGQMVAVDFQTQELLKNWEIKQRIAEARPYGSWLQENRQALDSQDFIGDRQEAEADLVRLQTAFGYTAEDVEMIINAMAELGKEPTFCMGDDIPLAVLSDKPRLLYDYFKQRFAQVTNPPIDPLRESLVMSLNMYLGERGNLLDYGAKDAKVLKLQSPVLNEAELKQVQASALGATTLSTVYAIANGPDGLQAALENLCAAAETAVRAGNKILVLSDRADGTVDANHSFIPPLLAVGAVHHHLIDAGLRLNASLVVDTAQCWSTHHFACLVGYGASAVCPYLALEAVRHWWHIPRVQKQMAAEQISAMSIEKAQENYRKAIEAGLLKILSKMGISLLQSYHGAQIFEAIGLGMEVINAAFKGTTSRVGGLTLADLSHEGITFHHRAFPELESAKLANYGFVNYRKGGEYHMNSPEMTKALHKAVAAYNSDKTEAFDHYSNYQDFLENRPATALRDLLDFNSDRPAIDVSEVESVESIVKRFCTGGMSLGSLSREAHETLAIAMNRLGAKSNSGEGGEDPVRFKILDDVNASGDSPTLPHLHGLRNGDTANSAIKQIASGRFGVTPEYLMSGQQLEIKVAQGAKPGEGGQLPGTKVSDYIAMLRNSKPGVTLISPPPHHDIYSIEDLAQLIYDLHQINPVAKVSVKLVAEIGIGTIAAGVAKANADVIMVSGHDGGTGASPLSSIKHAGCPWELGVTEVHKTLIENQLRDRVILRADGGLKTGWDVVMAALMGAEEYGFGSIAMIAEGCIMARVCHTNQCPVGVATQQQRLRDRFKGIPEYVVNFFYFVAEEIRSILAKLGYRSLEEIIGRADLLKPRANVKLAKTSGLVLDCLTNLPDVRTDRTWLNHGDVHSNGPVLDDEILADAAVQQAIREQGSLTKEIKIINTDRSVGARVSGFIAKQYGNEGFEGELNFNFKGSAGQSFGAFNLMGMTLHLEGESNDYVGKGMNGGEIIIVPPAEAQYAAADNVIIGNTCLYGATGGTLYANGRAGERFAVRNSKGKAVVEGTGDHCCEYMTGGTIVVLGDVGRNVGAGMTGGLTYILDEQNTLPEKMNTEIVSIQRVSTAAGEKQLKDMITAHAEKTGSPKAKAILADWSAYLPQFWQVVPPSEANSPEASVEKQLTSV
- the petJ_1 gene encoding cytochrome c6 encodes the protein MNKRLVQVIIFVMIVLLLVPLLATPALGAELESGAQLFEAHCAGCHLNGGNIIRRGKNLKKRAMTKNGYTDIEAIAQLITQGKGNMSAYGEKLTPEEIQAVSHYVLEQSQMDWRH